A DNA window from Ictalurus punctatus breed USDA103 chromosome 11, Coco_2.0, whole genome shotgun sequence contains the following coding sequences:
- the LOC108271644 gene encoding CMRF35-like molecule 8: MKILLIFTLCLIPAEFSVMIRELTVEDTGTYQCGIDLPREIDIYTPVELKVKEDLSYEKSISKTVHVGGDLNVSCKYPESFRSDPKFLCKTRLQRAACSYKVSVKESRKDVNEGKFSLYDDRETQMFTVSIRNVTEQDSGEYWCGAEAAWTSDDGYKVYFTQIDLTVTDPRVPVSASIPTQPSSSLSSSSSPPPPSSSSSSSSSSSLSSELNPASPPAGFPVSTVITVSVILLLLLIGIIFLFVILHKKCRIQAGTTSIGESSVQGSGNDQEEVKYTRRLSASDAGTVYCNVQLATIPSGPTQNVYANVYSTPQLPTIPPDQEIYSTAQLPTSLSDSSASADQQLVGESAEGLNYAAATGSNAVPKMTFKKQEISYVYDTVSHVNSCG; the protein is encoded by the exons ATGaagatcctcctcatcttcacccTCTGTCTGATCCCAG CAGAGTTCAGTGTGATGATCAGAGAACTCACTGTAGAGGACACTGGGACGTACCAGTGTGGAATTGATTTACCCAGGGagatagacatttacacaccagtGGAACTGAAGGTGAAGGAAG ATCTGTCCTATGAGAAGTCCATCAGTAAGACTGTCCATGTAGGAGGAGATTTGAATGTCAGCTGTAAATACCCAGAATCCTTCAGGAGTGACCCCAAGTTTCTCTGCAAGACGAGGCTGCAACGTGCTGCTTGTTCTTATAAAGTATCTGTTAAAGAAAGTAGAAAAGATGTAAATGAGGGGAAATTCTCCCTGTATGAtgacagagaaacacaaatgTTCACTGTGAGTATTAGAAATGTAACTGAGCAGGACTCTGGTGAATACTGGTGTGGAGCTGAAGCAGCCTGGACATCTGATGATGGATACAAGGTTTATTTCACACAGATCGACCTGACAGTTACTG ATCCACGTGTCCCAGTTTCAGCCTCGATACCAAcacaaccttcatcatcattatcatcatcatcatcaccaccaccaccatcatcatcatcgtcatcatcatcatcatcctcattatCATCTGAGCTTAATCCAGCTTCTCCTCCAGCAG GATTTCCAGTTTCCACTGTGATCACTGTGTCTGTaattctgctgctgcttctgattggAATCATATTCCTCTTCGTGATTCTACATAAGAAATGCAGGATACAAG cAGGTACAACTTCTATTGGCGAGAGTTCTGTCCAAGGCTCAGGAAACGACCAAGAG GAGGTTAAATACACCAGACGCCTTTCTGCCTCAGACGCTGGAACAGTTTACTGCAATGTTCAACTAGCCACAATCCCCTCTGGTCCTACCCAAAATGTTTATGCCAACGTTTATTCTACTCCTCAATTACCCACAATCCCTCCTGATCAGGAAATCTACTCCACGGCTCAGTTACCCACAAGTCTCTCTGATTCCTCAGCCAGTGCTGATCAGCAGTTAGTTGGGGAATCTGCTGAAGGCCTGAATTATGCAGCAGCCACCGGCTCTAATGCAGTTCCAAAGATGACCTTTAAGAAGCAAGAGATATCATATGTGTATGATACAGTCAGTCATGTTAATTCATGTGGCTAG